From a region of the Numida meleagris isolate 19003 breed g44 Domestic line unplaced genomic scaffold, NumMel1.0 unplaced_Scaffold451, whole genome shotgun sequence genome:
- the LOC110391673 gene encoding reducing polyketide synthase rdc5-like, with the protein MKMETGDEIAIVGIACNFPGGEGIDNFWKVLEEGKNCTVEIPPERFNTEEWYDPDSNKPGKICTTRAALLNEFNTFDNQLFGINSVEAESMDPQQKLLLECTYKALEDAGIPVEAISGTKVGVFIGIMNRDFEIVRSKSVSEINHYASTGSAMSIAANRVSFTFNLTGPSLTIDTACSSFLFALHYAVRAIKSGDCEAAICGGVNSIIDPRTFVSLSKAKMISPEGMSKPFSKKPALKIGSVKGNIGHTESAAGAAGLIKVLLMMHHGKIVPSLHYSKEMSSIDTEKLNLAIPTAVEPWEDSSECGRVAGINCFGFGGTNAHVVVSQVKQPEPLCGFKRPLELVLLSAASAKSLQMTMADTAEQLSARNCVTLPSLAYTSACRRSHANYRYRKAFVANSLQHLQQEVLSAASTDFATSKVELQLVFVFCGNGVTLKEFSEALLSSEPVFRDKCKEIEALFQKHAPISLLPARGRSSKELLNPELSQPMLFTLQVALASLLKYWGIKPVAAVGHSVGEVAAAHFAGYLSLADAVKVIYHRSRLQAKTASGRMLVVGNIPVQEVAERLHPYSGRVCIAAFNSPVSCTLSGNPDDVDSVQKDLAQAFSQRNIFLHILNVPAAYHSSSMDVILGELERSIEPLEEQKGDVEVISTLTGTAASANDFTRGKFWARHTREPVAFTQAIETAARDRENVVFVEISPHRVLQRNIKETLGKVTKVFSSLQSDAEYQALFSLVGSLFELGYNPNWQHFYDGYQSVPVIIPRYQFDRKKVVTSLDTHQQANQRDVSSGHPLIYVTNSDNTEFGCLLSQDTASYLYEHRNNGVALVPGAFYVELGLACVMSCLRPKAPLSACQISVSFSAPCVLTQSSQVLTIKLSPQKAVTAFEILSSSNAVYASGHVRKVPEAVVEESTISFQEVYHRCRSVISTEEVYEALSQVGFQYGSIFRQLRNVHYCQELKEAITSIKVNKETLREMYSYCIHPVLLDCFMQMTAVMISSTLQSRAGFPTGIGSLVVLRPLEEEMMIYMRTSKSTGRCLEVCGCFMDKHGSVLAELKRVAITFMKQASSRDNEFMFENKWSEISPSQTIGHLEAMPRVLVFADKFGIADQLRKYLHPDSGYVMYEDWESLLEVHTGKEMKAEVEDYDEVLFLWGIQKVNEEFPSKVVDQLSKCCEAYRRVIVALREKRSHCSIRVITYRTTERNVDHVNCGFALHGMTRTCVVEVPEITFQIIDLSSSSSLDISALSDVLVKYRGKDYPEVRISQGRTYASEIKRTHFVDADYSQHVRSVQNSETFALYTADPYTAKDLSAELSTRAATKLENQSVEIQVDKICIHSEDYYPISVSSCNFGNTLYWNSQAADKHRLLALDFSGTVTAIGTDVKKVKVGDHVVSCYPAAASSRIQIPGTVCLNVKKFPGFQTVPCVSYFILAWEILNQRLPKGKHGRTLGIISTEPSSVLCRVLSVAAEEMGWKTVLARPTPDVLQYVSVCNALVVFPPVARLSQEDLAHMYCLKDVVIVCGHQQSECIQNVSGLDHENIRFHILILSSIFQKASLKELHKAVHVWISSLDTKRFRHLPGSVFQQTENFEGLQSVMSSFTCKSVPLAVLRKQKDITVVSDIPLYESEKKIFKQNAVYVVAGGLTGLGFETVKFIAANGGGCIAILSRKIPSKEKQEEMKALQQKYEGSKIVFVKCDITLTNDVEEAFQIIVKLFEGCPIKGVFQSAVVLHDGRLEVLKFADFQKVLSPKVAGTLNLHWATRGQQLDYFVCYSSVTSFLGNSTQANYAAANSFLDVFCLYRRNCGLSGQSINWGALNLGILLNQNHIQNILGSKGIDILQVHEIHEYLKKSLLSNNPQQAVVKLNVQTLLNHVFIRIVSLKSRFRSLMTEKFGSKLETSEESQVQDIALVKSEDYITSLMADLTGLDPDELTMNMPLSSLGVDSMLAMTIQNRVFQERKVDISILKLLDPHTTLSSLVVILGETTNPDQIVEEKISAVASAEHESWL; encoded by the exons ATGAAGATGGAGACGGGAGATGAAATTGCTATTGTGGGAATCGCATGCAACTTTCCCGGAG GTGAAGGAATTGACAATTTCTGGAAAGTGCTGGAGGAAGGCAAAAACTGCACAGTAGAAATACCCCCAGAGAGATTTAATACCGAAGAGTGGTATGATCCAGACAGTAACAAGCCAGGAAAAATATGTACAACACGAGCTGCTCTTCTCAATGA ATTTAACACATTTGACAACCAACTGTTTGGAATTAATAGTGTGGAAGCTGAAAGCATGGATCCACAACAGAAGTTACTTTTAGAATGCACATACAAAGCACTGGAGGATGCAGGAATCCCTGTAGAAGCCATCAGTGGCACCAAAGTGGGTGTTTTTATTG GTATTATGAATCGAGACTTTGAAATCGTAAGAAGCAAATCAGTGagtgaaataaatcattatGCTAGTACAGGATCAGCAATGAGCATAGCTGCTAACAGGGTCTCCTTCACTTTTAATCTGACTGGACCATCGCTGACAATTGACACTGCTtgttcatcatttctttttgctctgcACTACGCCGTGCGAGCAATTAAATCAG GAGACTGCGAGGCAGCTATTTGCGGTGGTGTAAACAGCATAATAGATCCCCGCACCTTTGTATCTCTCAGTAAAGCAAAAATGATCTCTCCAGAAGGCATGAGTAAACCCTTTTCCAAAAAG CCCGCTCTGAAAATTGGTTCGGTGAAAGGGAATATTGGCCACACAGAATcggctgctggagcagcaggttTGATCAAAGTGCTTCTGATGATGCATCACGGGAAGATTGTTCCATCTTTGCATTACTCAAAGGAGATGAGCAGCATCGATACGGAGAAATTAAACCTTGCCATTCCCACAGCGGTTGAGCCCTGGGAAGATTCCAGTGAGTGCGGAAGAGTAGCTGGCATCAACTGCTTTGGATTTGGAGGAACCAATGCCCATGTTGTAGTCAGCCAGGTTAAGCAGCCAGAGCCTCTTTGTGGCTTTAAGAGGCCGCTGGAATTAGTTTTGCTGTCCGCAGCATCAGCTAAATCCCTTCAGATGACAATGGCAGATacagctgagcagctgagcGCGAGAAACTGCGTAACTCTCCCAAGCCTGGCCTATACATCTGCCTGCAGAAGAAGCCATGCCAACTACAGGTACCGGAAAGCATTTGTGGCAAACTCTCTCCAGCACTTGCAGCAAGAAGTTTTGTCGGCAGCAAGCACTGACTTTGCCACGTCAAaggtggagctgcagctggtgtTTGTGTTCTGTGGCAACGGCGTAACGCTGAAGGAGTTCAGTGAGGCACTGCTGAGCTCAGAGCCAGTGTTCAGAGACAAGTGTAAGGAAATAGAAGCGCTCTTTCAGAAACACGCTCCCATCAGCCTTCTGCCAGCAAGAGGTCGCAGCTCGAAGGAGTTGCTGAATCCAGAACTCTCGCAGCCCATGCTTTTTACCCTGCAGGTTGCGTTAGCTTCTCTTCTGAAGTACTGGGGCATTAAGCCGGTCGCTGCTGTTGGCCATTCCGTGGGGGAAGTGGCAGCAGCACATTTTGCTGGCTACCTTTCCCTGGCAGATGCGGTCAAAGTGATATATCACcggagcaggctgcaggcaaaGACTGCCAGCGGCAGAATGCTGGTGGTTGGGAACATCCCTGTTCAAGAAGTCGCTGAACGTCTGCATCCCTACTCGGGAAGGGTGTGCATTGCAGCTTTCAACAGCCCAGTTTCCTGCACCTTGTCTGGAAATCCAGATGATGTGGACTCGGTCCAGAAAGATTTAGCACAAGCCTTCAGCCAGAGAAACatctttcttcatattttaaatgtccCAGCTGCCTACCACAGCTCTAGCATGGATGTGATACTTGGGGAGTTGGAACGGAGCATAGAGCCTTTAGAAGAACAGAAGGGTGATGTTGAAGTAATTTCAACACTGACCGGgacagctgcttctgcaaatgACTTCACTCGCGGCAAATTCTGGGCCCGGCATACTCGTGAGCCGGTTGCTTTCACTCAAGCCATAGAAACTGCAGCTAGAGACAGGGAAAATGTAGTGTTTGTTGAAATAAGTCCTCACCGAGTGTTGCAGCGAAACATAAAAGAGACTCTAGGAAAAGTCACTAAGGTGTTCTCTTCTTTGCAGTCTGATGCAGAGTATCAGGCACTCTTTAGCTTGGTAGGAAGTCTGTTTGAACTGGGCTACAATCCCAACTGGCAGCACTTTTATGATGGATATCAAAGCGTTCCAGTGATCATCCCACGGTATCAGTTTGATCGTAAAAAAGTCGTGACCTCTCTGGATACCCATCAACAAGCAAACCAAAGAGATGTCAGCTCCGGTCATCCCTTGATTTATGTCACGAACAGTGACAACACGGAGTTTGGCTGCCTGCTCTCGCAGGACACCGCATCCTACTTGTATGAGCACAGGAACAATGGTGTGGCTTTAGTCCCGGGTGCTTTTTATGTGGAGCTTGGTCTGGCCTGTGTGATGAGCTGCTTAAGACCTAAAGCGCCTCTGAGTGCTTGCCAGATAAGCGTCAGTTTTTCAGCACCGTGTGTTCTCACACAGAGTTCCCAAGTCTTGACCATCAAGCTGAGTCCACAAAAAGCAGTGACAGCCTTTGAGATACTCTCTTCCTCCAACGCAGTTTATGCTTCAGGCCATGTTAGAAAGGTGCCTGAGGCTGTTGTGGAAGAAAGCACCATCTCCTTCCAAGAGGTCTATCACAGATGCAGGTCAGTGATTAGCACAGAGGAGGTCTATGAAGCACTGTCTCAGGTTGGCTTTCAGTATGGCTCCATATTCAGGCAGCTCAGGAATGTGCATTATTGCCAGGAGCTAAAGGAAGCTATAACAAGCATCAAGGTGAACAAGGAGACTCTCAGAGAGATGTACAGCTACTGTATCCATCCAGTGCTGCTGGACTGTTTTATGCAGATGACTGCTGTCATGATCTCGAGCACGCTGCAGTCCAGAGCAGGCTTTCCTACAGGGATAGGAAGCCTGGTGGTATTGCGACCTCTGGAGGAAGAAATGATGATATATATGAGAACAAGCAAATCCACTGGGAGATGCTTAGAGGTCTGTGGATGCTTCATGGACAAACACGGGTCTGTTTTGGCTGAACTCAAGCGTGTTGCCATCACTTTCATGAAACAAGCATCTTCCAGAGACAACGAGTTCATGTTTGAAAACAAGTGGTCAGAAATCTCTCCATCACAGACCATTGGTCATTTAGAAGCAATGCCTAGAGTCCTAGTGTTTGCTGACAAGTTTGGGATAGCTGACCagctcagaaaatatttgcatccTGATTCTGGATATGTTATGTACGAAGACTGGGAATCCCTCTTGGAAGTCCACAcggggaaagaaatgaaagcagaagttgAGGATTATGATGAAGTTCTCTTCCTGTGGGGAATTCAAAAGGTGAATGAGGAGTTCCCAAGTAAAGTGGTAGACCAACTCTCAAAGTGTTGTGAAGCTTATCGCCGAGTTATTGTAGCATTAAGAGAGAAAAGGTCTCACTGTTCAATCAGAGTGATCACCtacagaacaacagaaagaaatgtagaCCACGTTAACTGTGGGTTTGCATTGCATGGCATGACCAGAACTTGTGTTGTTGAAGTTCCAGAAATCACATTTCAGATAATTGATCTCAGCTCTTCCAGCTCCCTGGATATCTCAGCGTTATCAGACGTTCTTGTCAAATACCGAGGTAAGGATTATCCAGAAGTCCGCATCAGCCAAGGAAGAACTTATGCATCTGAAATCAAACGCACACATTTTGTAGATGCAGATTACAGCCAACATGTAAGGTCTGTCCAGAATTCAGAGACATTCGCTTTGTACACTGCTGATCCATACACAGCAAAAGACTTGTCTGCTGAATTATCCACCAGAGCTGCTACTAAGCTTGAAAATCAGAGCGTTGAAATTCAAGTGGACAAAATATGTATCCACTCTGAAGATTATTATCCCATTAGTGTTTCTAGTTGTAACTTTGGCAATACGCTCTACTGGAATTCCCAAGCAGCGGACAAACACAGACTTTTGGCTCTTGATTTCAGTGGCACAGTCACAGCAATAGGCACTGATGTGAAGAAAGTTAAAGTGGGAGATCACGTGGTTTCCTGTTATCCAGCTGCTGCATCATCCAGAATTCAGATCCCAGGAACAGTTtgtttaaatgtaaagaaatttCCAGGCTTTCAAACTGTCCCCTGTGTGTCCTACTTCATCCTTGCATGGGAGATCTTAAATCAGAGGTTACCCAAGGGGAAACATGGCAGAACTTTGGGTATTATTTCTACAGAACCATCATCAGTTTTGTGCCGTGTTCTTTCTGTGGCAGCAGAAGAGATGGGCTGGAAAACAGTACTTGCAAGGCCCACTCCTGATGTGCTGCAGTATGTAAGTGTATGCAATGCCcttgttgtttttcctccagttgCCAGGCTGTCTCAGGAGGATTTGGCCCACATGTACTGTCTTAAAGATGTGGTGATAGTATGTGGCCATCAACAATCAGAATGTATTCAGAATGTCAGTGGACTTGATCATGAAAATATCAGATTTCATATCCTCATCCTTAGCAGTATCTTCCAGAAAGCATCTCTAAAGGAACTCCACAAGGCTGTGCATGTGTGGATCAGTTCATTGGATACGAAGCGGTTTAGACATCTACCAGGTTCTGTCTTTCAGCAAACTGAGAACTTTGAAGGGCTGCAGTCTGTGATGTCCTCTTTTACGTGCAAATCTGTCCCACTTGCTGTactgagaaagcagaaggacaTCACCGTTGTTTCAGATATACCATTGTATGAATCCGAGAAGAAGATATTTAAGCAAAACGCTGTCTATGTAGTAGCAGGGGGGCTCACTGGCCTTGGCTTTGAAACTGTGAAATTCATAGCAGCAAATGGAGGAGGGTGTATTGCAATACTCTCCAGGAAAATTCCCAGTAAGGAGAAGCAAGAAGAGATGAAGGCCTTGCAGCAGAAGTACGAAGGCAGCAAAATAGTGTTTGTGAAATGTGACATTACTTTGACCAATGATGTTGAGGAAGCTTTCCAGATCattgtaaaattatttgaaggGTGTCCAATCAAAGGTGTCTTTCAGAGTGCTGTTGTTTTACACGATGGTCGTCTTGAAGTTCTGAAGTTTGCTGACTTTCAGAAAGTGCTGAGCCCGAAAGTGGCAGGGACCCTAAATCTTCATTGGGCTACACGAGGCCAACAGCTTGACTACTTTGTGTGCTACTCGTCTGTTACTTCCTTTCTAGGAAATTCCACGCAGGCAAACTACGCAGCTGCAAACTCTTTCCTGGATGTCTTCTGCCTCTACAGGAGGAACTGTGGTCTTTCAGGCCAATCCATTAACTGGGGTGCTCTGAACCTTGGCATACTGCTCAATCAAAACCACATTCAGAACATTCTGGGATCCAAGGGCATCGATATTCTGCAAGTGCATGAGATTCACGAGTATCTCAAGAAGAGCTTACTTTCAAATAACCCACAGCAAGCTGTTGTCAAATTAAATGTTCAAACTTTACTTAATCATGTTTTTATTCGGATTGTTTCACTCAAAAGTCGCTTCAGATCACTAATGACAGAAAAATTTGGAAGCAAGCTTGAAACCTCTGAGGAATCTCAAGTCCAGGATATTGCTTTAGTCAAGTCTGAAGACTATATTACCTCACTGATGGCTGACCTCACTGGGCTGGACCCAGATGAACTAACCATGAATATGCCACTTTCATCGCTGGGCGTAGACTCTATGTTAGCTATGACAATTCAGAACCGTGtctttcaagaaagaaaggTGGACATATCTATTCTGAAACTACTTGATCCTCACACCACTCTGTCAAGTTTAGTAGTAATTTTAGGGGAAACAACCAATCCAGATCAAattgttgaggaaaaaatatctgcagttgCTAGTGCAGAACATGAGAGCTGGCTGTAG